A window of Komagataella phaffii GS115 chromosome 1, complete sequence contains these coding sequences:
- a CDS encoding Putative transmembrane protein involved in export of ammonia, giving the protein MSTHQDIESSAETAHNPHDEIHKGEFVTTQQDYLAPFTGGLISGYQVRPSRKFANPVPAGVFSLGTSLFTLGLILAGTRNVSSPAVLTGSFLFSSGLIQIICGIWSIVLENVFGSVLLLCYGGFFASFGAIQNGMGVDAYTDADELTNALGLYVAAWTVFAIVLWTATFKSTLPLFLLTFFTAMFFLLYDIAIFGNHTGCETASGVFCFLAAMCAFYAGYVGMTKNQRNSYIPVPKTKWLLMPSSARSPDYNQAGFYV; this is encoded by the coding sequence ATGTCTACTCATCAAGATATCGAGTCATCAGCAGAAACAGCCCATAACCCCCACGACGAAATACATAAGGGTGAGTTTGTTACAACTCAACAAGATTACTTGGCCCCTTTCACTGGGGGCTTGATAAGCGGCTACCAAGTCAGACCTTCTCGTAAGTTTGCAAATCCAGTCCCAGCAGGCGTGTTTTCACTGGGTACTTCTCTGTTCACTTTGGGTCTTATTCTTGCCGGAACCAGAAATGTATCAAGTCCAGCAGTTTTAACAGGTtcctttttgttttcttcagGTTTAATCCAAATCATTTGTGGTATCTGGAGTATTGTCCTTGAGAACGTCTTTGGTTCAGTACTGCTGCTATGTTATGGTGGTTTCTTTGCCTCATTTGGTGCAATTCAGAACGGGATGGGAGTAGATGCCTATACCGATGCGGATGAATTGACTAACGCGTTGGGTCTATACGTTGCAGCCTGGACTGTCTTTGCCATTGTCCTTTGGACGGCTACTTTTAAATCGACCTTGCCGTTGTTCTTACTTACGTTCTTCACAGCTAtgtttttccttttgtATGATATTGccatctttggaaatcatACTGGATGTGAAACTGCTAGTGGTgtattttgttttcttgcTGCTATGTGCGCTTTCTATGCTGGATATGTCGGAATGACCAAAAACCAACGTAACAGTTATAttcctgttccaaaaacaaaatggCTGCTAATGCCGTCATCAGCTAGGTCTCCTGATTATAATCAAGCAGGTTTTTATGTCTAA
- a CDS encoding Cytosolic asparaginyl-tRNA synthetase, required for protein synthesis yields MSATYYINELSGSDETSSGSKEQPFKTAAYAFYRTADAKLFVFKTLDDGTQDFVEISASALKKAKKGAEGLKKKLQKANLAAEKDAAKKAAEAASQLEAMKITIKEDESLPEARTIKLRALQDNLGTRVRVHGWIHRLRAQKGLVFIVLRDGTGFLQCLLSGDLANAYQTSTLTLESTVTLKGIVEKLPAGKQAPGGVELKVDYYEIIGLAPAGDDCFSNKIQEGADPSLLLDQRHLAIRGETLSAVLKVRASLLQAIRRVYDEEGVIEVTPPCMVQTQVEGGSTLFKLQYYGEEAYLTQSSQLYLETALPALGDVYCIQESFRAEKSHTRRHLSEYTHIEAELAFLTFEDLLSHIERVITKTVKYVVNDPVAGPLVKQLNPGFAAPELPFKRMEYVEALKWLNDHSIPNEEGQPFKFGDDIAEAAERKMTDTIGVPILLTRFPLEIKSFYMKRCADDPRVTESVDVLMPTVGEITGGSMRIDSLNELLEGFEREKLDKSAYYWFIDQRKYGTCPHGGYGLGTERILAWLCDRFTVKDCSLYPRFTGRCKP; encoded by the coding sequence ATGTCTGCCACCTATTACATCAATGAACTGTCCGGTAGTGATGAGACTAGCTCTGGATCCAAGGAGCAACCTTTTAAAACTGCTGCATATGCCTTTTATAGGACTGCGGATGCCAAGTTATTTGTTTTCAAGACACTAGATGATGGTACCCAAGATTTTGTTGAGATCTCCGCTTCTGCCCTAAAAAAAGCAAAGAAGGGTGCTGAGGggttgaagaagaagttacAAAAGGCTAATTTGGCTGCTGAGAAGGACGCCGCTAAGAAGGCAGCTGAAGCGGCTAGTCAATTGGAAGCTATGAAAATTACCATTAAAGAAGATGAGTCATTACCGGAAGCTAGAACTATCAAGTTGCGAGCTTTGCAAGATAACTTGGGAACTCGTGTTCGGGTGCATGGTTGGATTCATCGTCTTCGTGCTCAAAAGGGTCTTGTTTTTATCGTTCTAAGAGATGGTACTGGTTTCTTGCAGTGCTTGTTGTCGGGTGATTTGGCTAACGCTTATCAAACTTCCACTTTAACTTTGGAAAGCACCGTGACTTTGAAAGGAATTGTTGAGAAACTTCCGGCAGGGAAACAGGCTCCCGGAGGAGTCGAGTTGAAAGTTGATTATTACGAAATTATAGGTTTAGCACCTGCTGGTGATGACTGTTTCTCGAACAAGATTCAAGAGGGGGCCGACCCATCATTGTTGTTGGACCAGCGCCATTTAGCCATTCGTGGTGAAACCTTAAGTGCTGTATTGAAAGTAAGAGCTAGTTTATTGCAGGCTATTAGAAGGGTTTACGATGAGGAAGGTGTCATTGAGGTGACTCCCCCATGTATGGTTCAAACTCAAGTGGAAGGAGGTTCCACACTGTTCAAGCTTCAATATTACGGTGAGGAGGCATATTTGACGCAGTCCTCCCAGCTATACCTTGAGACCGCTTTACCTGCTCTTGGAGACGTTTACTGTATTCAAGAATCATTCAgagctgaaaaatctcaCACCAGAAGGCATTTATCTGAGTACACCCATATTGAGGCCGAATTGGCCTTCTTGACTTTTGAAGACCTCTTGTCCCACATTGAGAGAGTTATCACGAAAACTGTCAAATATGTAGTTAATGACCCTGTTGCCGGTCCCTTGGTCAAACAATTGAACCCAGGTTTTGCAGCACCAGAACTCCCgttcaagagaatggaGTACGTAGAAGCACTGAAATGGCTTAATGATCACAGTATTCCAAACGAAGAAGGACAACCTTTCAAATTTGGTGACGACATTGCCGAGGCTGCTGAGAGAAAGATGACCGATACTATTGGtgttccaattcttttgacTCGTTTCCCACTTGAAATTAAGTCATTTTACATGAAACGTTGCGCCGACGATCCAAGAGTTACTGAATCTGTAGATGTGCTGATGCCAACTGTTGGAGAAATCACCGGTGGCTCTATGAGGATCGACTCTCTCAATGAACTCCTGGAAGGTTTTGAACGTGAAAAGCTTGACAAAAGTGCGTACTACTGGTTCATTGATCAACGAAAATATGGTACCTGCCCTCACGGTGGTTACGGTCTAGGAACGGAACGTATCTTAGCATGGTTGTGCGACAGATTCACTGTGAAAGACTGTTCATTATACCCACGTTTCACTGGGAGATGTAAGCCTTAG
- a CDS encoding Component of U4/U6.U5 snRNP involved in mRNA splicing via spliceosome — MAEPTLNQYGRRSWNKEEYAKAALDRKRKLKEAKLNPPKDRDIDDYIKERKEILLKADTLNRISLISADQATVSKRGKNAGFYCEYCNLTYKDNLQFIDHLNSKPHLVKAGFGTNNNSSKEITLEMIKQRIEQLNIKRSENMFESEDVQLNVREMIAKRKALEEEETKRKKERRRIKRQKKAQEVEHVFGFKSTKQT, encoded by the coding sequence ATGGCAGAACCAACGCTGAACCAATATGGTCGGAGATCTTGGAATAAAGAGGAATATGCTAAAGCAGCACTAGAcaggaagaggaagctGAAGGAAGCAAAATTAAATCCTCCTAAGGATCGTGACATTGATGATTACataaaagaaagaaaggaaaTCCTACTAAAGGCAGATACTTTGAACAGAATAAGTCTAATATCCGCGGATCAAGCAACAGTCAGTAAACGGGGGAAAAATGCCGGATTCTACTGTGAATACTGTAACCTTACTTACAAGGATAATCTCCAGTTCATTGATCATCTGAACAGTAAACCTCACCTGGTCAAGGCTGGCTTTGGTACCAATaataattcttcaaaagaaatcacCTTGGAAATGATAAAGCAGAGAATAGAACAGCTCAATATCAAAAGGAGTGAGAATATGTTTGAATCTGAAGATGTTCAATTGAATGTTAGAGAAATGATTGCTAAGAGAAAGGccttggaagaagaggagaccaagagaaaaaaagaaaggcGTCGTATCAAAAGGCAGAAAAAGGCCCAAGAAGTAGAACATGTTTTTGGCTTCAAAAGCACAAAACAAACCTAG
- a CDS encoding DNA 3'-phosphatase that functions in repair of endogenous damage of double-stranded DNA, which produces MSKDILSLMGKNVCMKRHSALSSKTKTPASILGKAGATLVEELKGWDISLDCISDMPPKIQNDQESFKVAGFDLDGTLILTKSGSTFPKHERDWKWFDTNTIRKLQELASQDYLIVVFSNQGGFPVKSTSKRFLQFVTKWNEIRRQLEELDSNFQDRIFMIAAPKVNLEEPPKYRKPEIGMWNYFLERVQVPCSSPKDAKNIDLSSSFFVGDAAGRKTDFSDSDKAFAQTIGIQFQTPETFFRK; this is translated from the coding sequence ATGTCTAAGGATATTCTGTCACTAATGGGTAAAAATGTTTGCATGAAAAGACACTCCGCACTCAgttcaaaaactaaaaCTCCAGCTTCGATATTGGGTAAGGCAGGGGCAACTttagttgaagaattgaaagGATGGGACATTAGTTTGGATTGCATTAGTGATATGCCaccaaagattcaaaatgatCAGGAAAGTTTTAAAGTAGCTGGATTTGATTTGGATGGCACCTTGATACTCACTAAATCAGGCAGCACATTTCCAAAACACGAAAGGGACTGGAAATGGTTCGATACCAATACCATTAGAAAACTTCAAGAGCTTGCATCTCAAGATTACCTAATCGTAGTCTTCAGTAACCAAGGAGGATTTCCTGTGAAATCTACTAGTAAGAGATTCTTACAATTCGTTACTAAATGGAACGAAATTCGGAGgcaattggaagaattggatAGTAACTTTCAAGATCGCATATTCATGATAGCCGCTCCAAAAGtcaacttggaagaacCACCCAAATATCGAAAACCTGAAATTGGGATGTGGAATTATTTCCTGGAGCGTGTCCAAGTTCCTTGTTCGAGCCCAAAAGATGCAAAAAATATTGACCTCTCTAGCTCGTTTTTCGTGGGAGACGCCGCTGGAAGAAAGACAGACTTTAGTGACAGCGATAAAGCATTCGCACAGACTATTGGCATCCAATTCCAAACTCCTGAAACGTTTTTCCGGAAATGA
- a CDS encoding Argininosuccinate lyase, catalyzes the final step in the arginine biosynthesis pathway — MSNQEEGLKLWGGRFTGATDPLMDLYNASLPYDKKMYKVDLEGTKVYTEGLEKINLLTKDELSEIHRGLKLIEAEWAEGKFVEKPGDEDIHTANERRLGELIGRGISGKVHTGRSRNDQVATDMRLYVRDNLTQLADYLKQFIQVIIKRAEQEIDVLMPGYTHLQRAQPIRWSHWLSMYATYFTEDYERLNQIVKRLNKSPLGAGALAGHPYGIDREYIAERLGFDSVIGNSLAAVSDRDFVVETMFWSSLFMNHISRFSEDLIIYSTGEFGFIKLADAYSTGSSLMPTKKNPDSLELLRGKSGRCFGALAGFLMSIKSIPSTYNKDMQEDKEPLFDTLITVEHSILIASGVVSTLNIDAERMKNALTMDMLATDLADYLVRRGVPFRETHHISGECVRQAEELNLSGIDQLSLEQLKSIDSRFEADVASTFDFEASVEKRTATGGTSKTAVLKQLDALNEKLES; from the coding sequence ATGTCgaatcaagaagaaggacTTAAACTGTGGGGTGGCAGGTTTACTGGGGCTACTGACCCCTTGATGGATTTGTATAACGCTTCCTTACCTTACGACAAGAAAATGTACAAGGTGGATTTAGAAGGAACAAAAGTTTACACTGAGGGCCTGGAGAAAATTAATTTGCTAACTAAAGACGAACTAAGTGAGATTCATCGTGGTCTCAAATTGATTGAAGCAGAGTGGGCAGAAGGGAAGTTTGTTGAGAAGCCAGGGGATGAGGATATTCACACTGCTAATGAACGTCGCTTGGGTGAGTTGATTGGTCGTGGAATCTCTGGTAAGGTTCATACCGGAAGGTCTAGAAATGATCAAGTTGCCACTGATATGCGGTTGTATGTCAGAGACAATCTAACTCAGTTGGCTGACTATCTGAAGCAGTTCATTCAAGTAATCATCAAGAGAGCTGAACAGGAAATAGACGTCTTGATGCCCGGTTATACTCACTTGCAAAGAGCTCAACCAATCAGATGGTCTCACTGGTTGAGCATGTATGCTACCTATTTCACTGAAGATTATGAGAGACTGAATCAAATCGTTAAAAGGTTGAACAAATCCCCATTGGGAGCTGGAGCTTTGGCTGGTCATCCTTATGGAATTGATCGTGAATACATTGCTGAGAGATTAGGGTTTGATTCTGTTATTGGTAATTCTTTGGCCGCTGTTTCAGACAGAGATTTTGTAGTCGAAACCATGTTCTGGTCTTCGTTGTTTATGAATCATATTTCTCGATTCTCAGAAGATTTGATCATTTACTCCACTGGAGAGTTTGGATTTATCAAGTTGGCAGATGCTTATTCTACTGGATCTTCTCTGATGCCTACAAAAAAAAACCCAGACTCTTTGGAGTTATTGAGGGGTAAATCTGGTAGATGTTTTGGGGCCTTGGCTGGTTTCCTCATGTCTATTAAGTCCATTCCGTCAACCTATAACAAAGATATGCAAGAGGATAAGGAGCCTTTATTTGATACTCTAATCACTGTAGAGCACTCGATTTTGATAGCATCCGGTGTAGTTTCTACCTTGAACATTGATGCCGAACGAATGAAGAATGCTCTAACTATGGATATGCTGGCTACAGATCTTGCCGACTATTTAGTTAGAAGGGGAGTTCCATTCAGAGAAACTCACCACATTTCTGGTGAATGTGTCAGACAAGCCGAGGAGTTGAACCTTTCTGGTATTGATCAGTTGTCCCTCGAACAATTGAAATCCATTGACTCCCGTTTTGAGGCTGATGTGGCTTCAACgtttgactttgaagccagtgttgaaaaaagaactgCCACCGGAGGAACTTCTAAGACTGCTGTTTTAAAGCAATTGGATGCACTGAATGAAAAGCTAGAGTCTTGA
- a CDS encoding mitochondrial 37S ribosomal protein MRPS8, translating into MSLVQLANVCAHLQNCTRVHFNMAAVPFTRLHLQVATGLYKHGFIKGIQKGSIAGPDLVPTEVTPDNIATRRLWLNLKYKNSKPVLSKLSLVSKPNRRLVLTKQEIKALASGLKVRIIDPLQPGEVMFVKLPRSKELIELQEAADRYVGGEVLCRAR; encoded by the coding sequence ATGTCATTGGTACAACTGGCAAACGTCTGTGCACATCTTCAGAACTGTACGCGGGTGCATTTCAACATGGCTGCTGTTCCCTTCACCCGATTACACCTCCAAGTAGCCACTGGTTTATATAAACATGGATTTATCAAGGGTATTCAAAAGGGTTCAATTGCTGGACCTGACTTGGTTCCTACCGAAGTAACTCCGGACAACATTGCTACCAGAAGACTTTGGCTGAACCTAAAATATAAAAACAGCAAACCAGTTCTTTCTAAGCTATCTTTAGTGTCCAAACCCAACAGAAGACTAGTACTTACCAAGCAGGAAATCAAGGCTCTAGCTAGTGGGCTGAAGGTGCGTATCATCGATCCATTACAACCTGGAGAAGTTATGTTTGTGAAACTTCCTCGTAGTAAGGAGCTTATCGAGTTGCAGGAAGCTGCTGATAGATACGTTGGAGGGGAAGTTCTTTGTCGTGCTAGATAA
- a CDS encoding GPI-anchored aspartyl protease (yapsin) involved in protein processing has product MFVIQLAFLCLGVSLTTAQPSSPFKANKFPFKKVHYSSNPSDRLIKRDNYKKLDLRHLGVLYTAEIEIGSGKTEIEVIVDTGSADLWVIDSNAAVCDCPILRYKFQENHLLKRNEALNFDVDLNKPICDQFGSFNPQSSRTFQSNDTAFSIRYLDNSFANGSWVRDTVYVGDFEIDQQSFALVDITNNYMGILGLGPSSQQTTNSDPTDNSFTYLGILDSLRAQGFINSASYSVYLAPDGKTDDTDHDDGEILFGAIDEAKINGQLKLFPYVNPYKSVYPDQYASYITVSSITVASYFSSRLVERIPQLALLDTGATFSYLPTYTLIRLAYAIHPGFEYVRQLGLFIIESNVLSSARQSTIDFRFGKDVVIRSNVSDHLLDVSQYFTSGHYLALTIHESVDGLLILGDTFIKSTYLFFDNDNSELGIGQIKITNDEDIQEVGEFTLERDSDYSSTWSIYSYETSLDPLSTGTGTGSTYSPTRSTTARSEPTTSRRSTTLQPRTTVIPSIDRLSLNSITSHGSSTNGTSPTNETSFAEDGGTLTPEEASLTTSLNSATISETTFVDVETSTTNGASVVSLSVGPCIIAFLLLIS; this is encoded by the exons ATGTTTGTGATCCAGCTGGCATTCCTATGTCTAGGCGTCAGCCTAACCACTGCACAACCTAGTTCACCTTTCAAGGCAAATAAGTTTCCTTTTAAAAAGGTTCACTACTCATCAAACCCTAGCGATCGCCTTATTAAGCGAGACAACTATAAGAAGCTTGACTTGAGACATCTTGGCGTCTTGTATACTGCGgaaattgaaattggttCAGGCAAAACTGAAATCGAAGTTATTGTTGACACCGGATCTGCAGATTTGTGGGTAATTGACTCAAATGCAGCCGTATGCGATTGTCCTATCTTGAGATACAAG tttcaggAAAAccatcttttgaagagaaacGAGGCCTTGAATTTTGATGTCGATCTGAATAAGCCCATTTGTGATCAATTTGGATCCTTCAATCCACAGtcatcaagaacttttcaaagcaacGACACAGCATTTAGTATCAGATATCTGGACAACTCTTTTGCCAATGGATCGTGGGTGAGGGATACGGTTTATGTTGgtgattttgaaattgaccAGCAAAGTTTTGCATTGGTTGATATCACAAATAACTACATGGGAATTCTGGGCCTTGGTCCTTCTAGTCAGCAGACAACCAATAGTGATCCTACAGATAACAGTTTCACTTATCTTGGTATTCTGGATTCTTTGCGGGCCCAAGGATTCATTAATTCAGCCTCGTACTCGGTTTATCTGGCCCCAGATGGTAAGACTGATGATACTGATCACGATGATGGTGAGATCCTGTTTGGTGCTATCGACGAGGCTAAAATTAATGGAcagttgaagttgtttcCATATGTCAATCCTTATAAATCGGTATACCCTGACCAATACGCTTCATACATCACCGTTTCCAGTATTACTGTAGCCAGTTATTTTAGTAGCCGCTTGGTTGAAAGAATCCCTCAATTAGCTCTTTTAGACACTGGTGCCACATTTTCTTACTTGCCAACTTATACGCTGATACGTCTCGCCTATGCCATCCATCCTGGTTTTGAGTATGTCCGACAACTGGGTTTATTTATTATAGAGTCAAACGTACTCTCCAGTGCGAGACAAAGTACCATTGACTTCCGGTTTGGCAAAGACGTAGTAATTCGATCCAATGTTTCAGACCATCTACTCGACGTATCACAATACTTCACATCTGGACATTATCTTGCACTTACCATCCATGAAAGTGTCGATGGGCTTCTCATTTTGGGTGACACGTTTATCAAGTCCACCTACTTATTTTTCGACAATGATAACAGTGAATTGGGTATTGGTCAGATCAAAATTACCAATGACGAGGATATTCAAGAAGTTGGTGAATTCACCTTAGAACGCGATTCAGACTATTCTTCTACATGGTCCATTTACTCTTATGAAACTTCTTTGGATCCCTTAAGCACTGGCACTGGTACGGGGTCAACCTATTCTCCTACTCGCAGTACTACAGCTAGAAGCGAACCGACTACGTCTCGACGCTCCACCACCCTTCAACCCAGAACAACTGTGATTCCTTCTATTGACAGGCTTTCATTGAACAGCATAACTAGTCATGGTTCCTCTACTAACGGAACCTCCCCAACTAATGAGACTTCTTTTGCTGAGGATGGAGGAACTTTGACACCcgaagaagcttctttgACAACTTCACTAAATTCTGCTACTATTTCTGAGACTACTTTTGTCGATGTTGAAACTTCTACTACCAATGGTGCTTCAGTTGTATCTTTGAGTGTTGGTCCCTGCATTATTGCCTTCCTACTACTCATCTCTTAA
- a CDS encoding bZIP transcription factor (ATF/CREB1 homolog) that regulates the unfolded protein response yields MPVDSSHKTASPLPPRKRAKTEEEKEQRRVERILRNRRAAHASREKKRRHVEFLENHVVDLESALQESAKATNKLKEIQDIIVSRLEALGGTVSDLDLTVPEVDFPKSSDLEPMSDLSTSSKSEKASTSTRRSLTEDLDEDDVAEYDDEEEDEELPRKMKVLNDKNKSTSIKQEKLNELPSPLSSDFSDVDEEKSTLTHLKLQQQQQQPVDNYVSTPLSLPEDSVDFINPGNLKIESDENFLLSSNTLQIKHENDTDYITTAPSGSINDFFNSYDISESNRLHHPAVMTDSSLHITAGSIGFFSLIGGGESSVAGRRSSVGTYQLTCIAIR; encoded by the coding sequence ATGCCCGTAGATTCTTCTCATAAGACAGCTAGCCCACTTCCACCTCGTAAAAGAGCAAAGAcggaagaagaaaaggagcAGCGTCGAGTGGAACGTATCCTACGTAATAGGAGAGCGGCCCATGCTTCCagagagaagaaacgaAGACACGTTGAATTTCTGGAAAACCACGTCGTCGACCTGGAATCTGCACTTCAAGAATCAGCCAAAGCCACTaacaagttgaaagaaatacaAGATATCATTGTTTCAAGGTTGGAAGCCTTAGGTGGTACCGTCTCAGATTTGGATTTAACAGTTCCGGAAGTCGATTTTCCCAAATCTTCTGATTTGGAACCCATGTCTGATCTCTCAACTTCTTCGAAATCGGAGAAAGCATCTACATCCACTCGCAGATCTTTGACTGAGGATCTGGACGAAGATGACGTCGCTGAATATgacgacgaagaagaggacGAAGAGTTACCCAGGAAAATGAAAGTCTTAAACGACAAAAACAAGAGCACATCTATCAAGCAGGAGAAGTTGAATGAACTTCCATCTCCTTTGTCATCCGATTTTTCAGACgtagatgaagaaaagtcAACTCTCACACATTTAAAGTtgcaacagcaacaacaacaaccagTAGACAATTATGTTTCTACTCCTTTGAGTCTTCCGGAGGATTCAGTTGATTTTATTAACCCAGGTAACTTAAAAATAGAGTCCGATGAGAACTTCTTGTTGAGTTCAAATACTTTACAAATAAAACACGAAAATGACACCGACTACATTACTACAGCTCCATCAGGTTCcatcaatgatttttttaATTCTTATGACATTAGCGAGTCGAATCGGTTGCATCATCCAGCAGTGATGACGGATTCATCTTTACACATTACAGCAGGCTCCATCGgctttttctctttgattgGGGGGGGGGAAAGTTCTGTAGCAGGGAGGCGCAGTTCAGTTGGCACATATCAGTTGACATGCATAGCGATCAGGTGA
- a CDS encoding 60S ribosomal protein L9 codes for MKYVLSEQVLTVPEDVSVSIKARIIKVTGPRGELTKDLKHINVAFEKSGDNEIKIIVHHGNRKHVAALRTVKSLISNMITGVTKGYKYKMRLVYAHFPINVNFLERDGNQYVEIRNFLGEKRVREVKVYEGVTASNSSALKDELIFEGNSIENVSQTCADVQQICRVRNKDIRKFLDGIYVSEKGTIVQDE; via the coding sequence ATGAAATACGTTTTATCTGAGCAAGTCCTTACAGTCCCAGAAGATGTGTCTGTGTCTATTAAGGCCAGAATTATCAAGGTGACTGGACCAAGAGGTGAACTGACCAAGGATCTGAAGCACATAAACGTTgcttttgagaaatctGGCGACAACGAGATTAAGATCATTGTGCATCACGGTAACAGAAAGCACGTTGCTGCTTTGAGAACTGTCAAGTCATTAATTTCTAACATGATCACTGGTGTCACCAAGGGTTACAAGTACAAGATGAGATTGGTTTATGCGCATTTCCCAATTAATGTCAACTTCCTCGAGAGAGACGGTAATCAGTACGTTGAGATCAGAAACTTCTTGGGTGAGAAGAGAGTCAGAGAGGTCAAAGTTTACGAGGGTGTCACTGCATCCAACTCTTCTGCTTTGAAGGATGAGCTAATCTTTGAGGGTAACTCCATTGAGAACGTCTCCCAAACTTGTGCCGATGTCCAACAGATTTGCCGTGTTAGAAACAAGGATATTCGTAAATTCTTGGACGGTATCTACGTCTCCGAGAAAGGAACCATTGTCCAAGACGAATAG